The following proteins are encoded in a genomic region of Gammaproteobacteria bacterium:
- a CDS encoding RHS repeat-associated core domain-containing protein translates to MMVWAGVSAPASALGPTALVGNAPQAEAESLAVDAYVHDPRVAVLPRTGTLVVTLPLLHLPLGDGGFRFHLTGVGGVPGGSWLGPGWGSSLEARLVPTGPDVVLLEPAGETRRFRPGQGGLFADRGLSVLRSTPDGYTVEDAAGHRRFDREGRLRSVTAGGNEVALEGPPDRPAALRTADATLLELTFSEAGRLTEARDGIGRAARLEYDPAGRLIRVVDFTGLASGFGWDDRGRLSRMSWPEGAESVVEYDGEGRVASLRGAGGAVTTFRYGGDGESDSTTLTDPAGRTAGWRFRKDGREVRVTDAQGATTTKTFDPHGRLVRIEDPAGRAVAFAYDSRHRVTARAAPDGTRETFVYAGPGGTLSEVQSPAGRTLLTRDPNGRVTGVQDEGGSLTAYGYDDEGRLTAVRGSDGAAVTLTRDALGRITAATAPDGRRERYTYDALGNPLTAVDALGRLTEYYYDRAGRPRGHRDPDGRTHLVQVSPDGRQLRQVDARGNQTVASLDPRGEPTWVEVNGRRTRYSRDALGRLTEVTFPDGAWLRYAYDLPGRLREASGLRSGTVRYAYGSTGQLSEVEWAGAARRRFAYDASGHLTRVEEAGQAAATLEYDAVGRLTRLSDGAGRSWTFGWDRAGRLTSRGTPDGRTERLTYDEAGRLIERAGSDGSGERYAWDSAGRLAGLHRPGAGEQSFAYDGFGRLARNTWPGGALSYAYDPAGNLSRVQEQRSGQAVDYTYDADGLALTRTLPGGLHSEYERDREGNLVRARLGEAEVRVEHDPLRRRKRVHYGQTASAEYAYDPEGRVQSLTVRDASGQPLLGVRYGWDTSGRLVSADHDGKRFEYAYDAVGRLAAARLPDGSRREYAYDRGGSLVQAGSTRFEIDPTGRPGRLRDGTAETVLGWDARGRLAESRSGAGAVRFAYAGEDLVRVEPSGRAAVEYRYDGEGNLAERVEGRDSVRYLVDGRSVAAETDGQGRVRSAYLDGDRLDEHLARLQDGQPQYYVTDLDQSVLAVLDGQGRVLNRYLYGPFGEPLEAREETPNSFRFQGRLYDPATRLYHYRARWYAPQLARFLAPDPLPGDAANPASLEPYAFLDNDPVNRVDPLGTQSASTFDEFVRSLPAVRNFVRTSLPPAPVPGVDPLSSAGRDLAQFASKNLAPTGGPTLWQPGAGLDPGQRATYQSLLSKGFPHRAPPGYALPPRVPTGLSESQAAVRRLQEAGLPNQAGFFQQARNALQDVRQGAQLYGKEVSGTLTLVGGFWGALQQPVSFIAALPGGGVIVAGAVAISAGGGYLIGTGLNQIGPVQSFSTALISSLLGYDKAGLDAQQQLGPKTLAGQQRAIAQNLSQFARSGLPFDPPDPSLAQGTVGLDRNPPPEGQLEGRKGRRPGAKGTPGGTGDRQDAGDEQETGSNGEGEQETDGDDEGGRDETEDGPRAPPNAPPMAGGSAFAKLAGKTLSGTLKAESAAPVSTSLTLTVGPGDVVEGSFRFPVFYEEDRSVKGHAEVKVSGSYAPASGSLSLSFVGSSSREQKDVIKVPKATLTKSGLTVTEVKETLVFRWVGKVEGTLSGIATSDSTAQGTLEGTYTHTATSNVEEAPPSEPWVMPLKGNWTVSAP, encoded by the coding sequence ATGATGGTGTGGGCGGGCGTTTCCGCACCTGCATCGGCACTCGGCCCGACCGCCCTGGTGGGCAATGCCCCGCAGGCCGAGGCCGAATCGCTTGCCGTCGACGCCTACGTCCACGACCCGCGGGTCGCGGTGCTGCCCCGCACCGGCACACTCGTGGTCACGCTGCCCCTCCTCCACCTGCCCCTCGGCGACGGCGGCTTCCGGTTCCACCTGACCGGGGTCGGCGGTGTGCCCGGAGGGTCCTGGCTCGGCCCCGGCTGGGGCTCGAGCCTGGAGGCCCGCCTGGTCCCCACGGGACCTGACGTCGTCCTGCTGGAGCCTGCCGGAGAGACCCGGCGCTTCCGGCCGGGGCAAGGCGGCCTCTTCGCCGACCGTGGCCTCTCGGTGCTGCGGAGCACCCCCGACGGCTACACCGTCGAGGATGCGGCGGGCCACCGCCGATTCGACCGGGAGGGACGGCTGCGGAGCGTCACCGCCGGCGGCAACGAGGTGGCCCTGGAAGGCCCCCCGGACCGCCCGGCTGCCCTGCGCACAGCGGATGCCACCCTGCTCGAGCTGACGTTCTCCGAGGCCGGCCGCCTCACCGAGGCGCGCGACGGGATCGGACGGGCTGCGCGGCTCGAGTACGACCCCGCGGGGCGCCTGATCCGTGTCGTCGACTTCACCGGGCTCGCGAGCGGCTTTGGCTGGGACGACCGAGGAAGGCTCAGCCGGATGAGCTGGCCCGAGGGCGCCGAGTCCGTGGTCGAGTACGACGGCGAGGGGCGGGTCGCGAGCCTCCGGGGTGCCGGCGGTGCCGTCACCACCTTTCGCTACGGGGGAGACGGCGAGTCGGATTCCACCACGCTCACGGACCCCGCGGGGCGCACGGCCGGGTGGCGCTTCCGCAAGGACGGTCGCGAGGTCCGCGTCACGGACGCACAAGGCGCCACCACCACCAAGACCTTCGACCCGCACGGCCGGCTGGTGCGCATCGAGGACCCGGCGGGCCGCGCGGTGGCATTCGCCTACGACTCGCGCCACCGCGTGACGGCCCGTGCCGCCCCGGACGGCACTCGAGAGACCTTTGTCTACGCAGGCCCGGGCGGTACGCTGAGCGAGGTCCAGTCTCCCGCGGGGCGAACCCTCCTGACGCGCGACCCCAACGGACGAGTGACTGGTGTCCAGGACGAGGGAGGCTCCCTCACTGCATACGGCTACGACGATGAAGGGCGCCTGACGGCGGTCCGCGGCAGCGACGGCGCCGCCGTCACCCTGACCCGGGACGCCCTGGGGCGCATCACCGCCGCCACCGCCCCCGACGGCAGGCGGGAACGCTACACCTACGACGCCCTGGGCAACCCGCTCACCGCGGTCGACGCCCTCGGCCGACTCACCGAGTACTACTACGATCGCGCCGGCCGGCCGCGAGGACACCGGGACCCGGACGGGCGCACGCACCTGGTGCAGGTGTCGCCCGACGGACGCCAACTGCGTCAGGTGGACGCCCGGGGCAATCAGACGGTGGCGAGCCTCGACCCGCGCGGCGAGCCCACGTGGGTGGAGGTGAACGGCCGGCGCACCCGATACAGCCGGGACGCGCTGGGACGGCTGACCGAGGTCACCTTCCCCGACGGGGCCTGGCTGCGTTACGCCTACGACCTGCCCGGGCGGTTGCGGGAGGCGAGCGGCCTGCGGTCCGGCACGGTCCGCTATGCCTACGGCAGCACCGGCCAACTGTCGGAGGTCGAGTGGGCCGGGGCTGCGCGGCGCCGTTTCGCCTACGACGCCAGCGGGCACCTCACCCGTGTCGAGGAGGCGGGACAGGCCGCGGCGACCCTCGAGTACGACGCTGTCGGACGGCTGACGCGGCTGAGCGACGGCGCAGGACGGAGCTGGACCTTCGGCTGGGACCGCGCAGGCCGGCTCACGAGCCGCGGCACACCCGACGGCCGCACCGAGCGCCTGACCTACGACGAGGCCGGGCGGCTCATCGAGCGCGCCGGCAGCGATGGGTCGGGCGAGCGCTATGCGTGGGACAGCGCGGGACGGCTCGCCGGCCTGCACCGCCCGGGCGCCGGGGAGCAGTCCTTCGCTTACGACGGCTTCGGTCGGCTGGCTCGGAACACCTGGCCAGGTGGGGCGCTCAGCTATGCGTACGACCCCGCGGGCAATCTGAGCCGGGTCCAGGAACAACGGAGCGGGCAAGCGGTCGACTACACGTACGACGCCGACGGACTCGCGTTGACGAGGACCCTGCCGGGCGGCCTGCACAGCGAATACGAGCGTGACCGCGAGGGCAACTTGGTGCGGGCGCGGCTCGGCGAGGCCGAGGTGCGAGTCGAGCACGACCCGCTGCGCCGCCGCAAGCGGGTGCACTACGGCCAGACCGCCAGCGCCGAGTATGCCTACGACCCGGAAGGCAGGGTGCAGTCCCTCACCGTGCGCGACGCCTCGGGTCAACCGCTCCTTGGCGTGCGCTACGGTTGGGACACCAGCGGACGCCTCGTTTCCGCCGACCACGACGGGAAGCGGTTCGAGTACGCCTACGACGCGGTGGGGCGGCTCGCCGCCGCGCGCCTGCCCGACGGGTCCCGGCGCGAGTACGCCTACGACCGCGGCGGAAGCCTGGTGCAGGCCGGCTCCACCCGATTCGAGATCGACCCGACCGGGCGGCCCGGGCGCCTGCGCGACGGCACGGCCGAGACAGTACTCGGCTGGGACGCCCGGGGCCGCCTCGCCGAGAGCCGTTCCGGCGCGGGCGCGGTCCGGTTCGCCTACGCCGGGGAGGACCTGGTGCGCGTCGAGCCCTCGGGGCGGGCGGCGGTCGAATACCGCTACGACGGGGAAGGCAACCTGGCCGAGCGAGTCGAGGGGCGGGACAGCGTGCGCTACCTGGTGGACGGCCGGTCCGTGGCAGCGGAGACCGACGGCCAGGGTCGGGTGCGCAGCGCCTACCTCGATGGCGACCGCCTGGACGAGCACCTCGCGCGGCTGCAGGACGGCCAGCCCCAGTACTACGTCACCGACCTCGACCAGAGCGTGCTCGCGGTCCTCGACGGACAGGGTCGGGTCCTCAACCGTTACCTCTACGGACCCTTCGGGGAGCCACTGGAGGCCCGCGAGGAGACTCCCAACTCCTTCCGGTTCCAGGGGCGGCTCTACGACCCGGCGACCCGGCTCTACCACTACCGGGCGCGCTGGTATGCCCCGCAGCTCGCACGCTTCCTCGCCCCGGATCCCCTGCCGGGCGATGCCGCCAACCCCGCGAGCCTGGAACCCTACGCCTTCCTCGACAACGACCCCGTGAACCGCGTGGACCCGCTCGGGACGCAGAGCGCCAGCACGTTCGACGAGTTCGTGCGGTCGCTTCCCGCAGTCCGCAACTTCGTTCGCACCTCGCTCCCGCCGGCTCCGGTCCCGGGCGTCGACCCGCTCAGCTCGGCCGGCCGCGACCTGGCCCAGTTCGCGAGCAAGAACCTGGCCCCCACCGGCGGCCCGACCCTCTGGCAGCCCGGTGCCGGCCTCGACCCGGGACAGCGGGCCACCTATCAGAGCCTGCTCTCCAAGGGGTTCCCACACCGCGCCCCACCGGGCTACGCCCTGCCACCACGGGTTCCGACCGGCCTGAGCGAGTCGCAGGCTGCGGTCAGGCGGCTGCAGGAGGCGGGCCTCCCCAATCAGGCTGGATTCTTCCAGCAGGCCCGCAACGCACTGCAGGACGTCAGGCAAGGGGCGCAGCTCTACGGCAAGGAGGTGTCGGGCACGCTCACCCTGGTGGGAGGCTTTTGGGGGGCCCTGCAGCAGCCGGTGAGCTTCATCGCCGCACTGCCCGGGGGCGGAGTCATCGTGGCCGGCGCGGTGGCAATCTCCGCCGGCGGCGGATATCTCATCGGAACCGGACTGAACCAGATCGGGCCCGTGCAGAGCTTCAGCACCGCACTGATCAGCAGTCTCCTGGGGTACGACAAGGCCGGCCTCGACGCCCAGCAGCAACTCGGCCCGAAGACTCTCGCAGGCCAGCAGAGGGCCATCGCCCAGAACCTGAGCCAGTTCGCCCGGTCGGGGCTACCCTTCGACCCGCCGGACCCCTCGCTCGCCCAGGGCACTGTGGGCCTGGACCGCAACCCACCCCCCGAGGGACAGCTCGAGGGACGCAAGGGCAGGCGGCCGGGAGCCAAGGGAACCCCAGGGGGCACCGGAGACCGGCAGGACGCGGGCGACGAGCAGGAGACGGGGAGCAACGGCGAAGGCGAGCAGGAGACGGACGGGGACGACGAGGGTGGGCGCGACGAGACCGAGGACGGTCCCCGCGCCCCACCCAACGCACCACCGATGGCCGGGGGGTCCGCGTTCGCCAAGCTTGCGGGCAAGACCCTCAGCGGGACGCTGAAGGCCGAGTCGGCAGCCCCCGTCAGCACATCGCTGACGCTCACGGTCGGACCGGGCGACGTGGTCGAAGGCAGCTTCCGCTTTCCCGTCTTCTACGAGGAGGACAGAAGCGTGAAGGGACATGCCGAGGTCAAGGTGTCGGGCAGCTATGCTCCCGCCTCCGGCTCGCTGAGTCTGAGCTTCGTGGGGTCATCGAGCCGCGAGCAGAAGGACGTCATCAAGGTCCCCAAGGCAACCCTGACCAAGAGCGGGCTGACGGTCACCGAGGTCAAGGAGACCCTGGTCTTTCGCTGGGTCGGCAAGGTCGAGGGCACGCTGTCCGGGATCGCCACCTCCGACAGCACGGCCCAGGGCACGCTCGAGGGCACCTACACGCACACCGCCACGAGCAACGTCGAGGAGGCCCCGCCCTCCGAACCATGGGTGATGCCCCTCAAAGGGAACTGGACGGTGAGCGCGCCTTGA
- a CDS encoding 6-carboxytetrahydropterin synthase gives MPELLYHLAAAPFESARWVDLLDPGHRAARLHGHSFLARVRAELPAGWAGFPGGETDALAAALGACVGRLDYRHLNEVLAVPTDENLARWVRGCLEVPGLASVGIQSTRDQGADLDGQDHVHVWRRFRFEAAHRLPRVPQGHPCGRMHGHGFEVILHADQDLGTRDLGVDFDRLEALWAPFRGELHHACLNDLPGLENPTSEMLAAWLWRRLQPELPELSWVTVYETTTAGCHYDGAHFRIWKELKFESALRLARAPRGDPRRRLHGHSYLVRLHLSAPIDTVMGWTVDYGDVKEVFQPTYKALDHHLLNELPGLADADPATLTRWVRERVAPSLPVLDRVDLYATPGCGAMLSWGEQGPALPT, from the coding sequence ATGCCTGAGTTGCTCTACCACCTCGCTGCCGCCCCCTTCGAGTCGGCCCGCTGGGTCGACCTGCTGGACCCCGGGCACCGGGCGGCGCGCCTGCACGGGCACAGCTTCCTCGCCCGCGTGCGGGCGGAGCTGCCCGCGGGCTGGGCGGGGTTTCCCGGCGGGGAGACCGATGCCCTCGCCGCGGCGCTCGGCGCCTGCGTCGGCCGGCTCGACTATCGGCACCTGAACGAGGTCCTGGCGGTGCCCACCGACGAGAACCTGGCGCGCTGGGTGCGGGGCTGCCTGGAGGTGCCGGGACTGGCCAGCGTCGGCATCCAGAGTACCCGGGACCAGGGGGCGGACCTCGACGGGCAGGACCACGTGCACGTCTGGCGGCGCTTTCGCTTCGAGGCCGCCCACCGGCTGCCGCGGGTTCCGCAAGGGCACCCCTGCGGGCGGATGCACGGGCACGGCTTCGAGGTCATCCTGCACGCCGACCAGGACCTGGGGACGCGCGACCTGGGGGTGGACTTCGACCGCCTGGAGGCGCTCTGGGCGCCGTTTCGGGGTGAGCTCCACCACGCCTGCCTGAACGATCTCCCGGGGCTCGAGAACCCGACCAGCGAGATGCTGGCGGCGTGGCTGTGGCGGCGGTTGCAGCCGGAGCTGCCCGAGCTCTCGTGGGTGACGGTGTACGAGACCACGACCGCGGGCTGCCACTACGACGGGGCGCACTTCCGTATCTGGAAGGAGCTGAAGTTCGAGAGCGCGCTGCGGCTCGCGCGGGCTCCGCGGGGCGACCCCCGCCGGCGCCTGCACGGGCACAGCTATCTCGTGCGCCTGCACCTCAGCGCGCCGATCGATACCGTCATGGGCTGGACGGTGGACTACGGGGACGTGAAGGAGGTCTTCCAGCCGACCTACAAGGCGCTCGACCACCACCTGCTGAACGAGCTGCCGGGTCTCGCCGACGCCGACCCGGCGACCCTGACCCGCTGGGTCCGGGAGCGGGTGGCCCCGAGCCTCCCGGTGCTCGACCGGGTCGATCTCTACGCCACTCCCGGCTGCGGGGCGATGCTCAGCTGGGGCGAGCAGGGGCCGGCGCTGCCCACGTGA
- the queE gene encoding 7-carboxy-7-deazaguanine synthase produces MTYWVKEIYYTLQGEGAWTGRAAVFCRFAGCNLWSGREEDRSAAACRFCDTDFVGTDGPGGGRFPDARALAEAVGQAWRAGAGGGSGGCPLVVCTGGEPLLQLDEALVDAFHGEGFEVAVETNGTRPAPAGLDWVCVSPKAGVPLALDSGDELKLVYPQEGAPPEAYEHLAFRHLFVQPMDGPERERNTALAVRYCLAHPRWRLSLQTHKLIGVP; encoded by the coding sequence GTGACCTACTGGGTCAAGGAGATCTACTACACCCTCCAGGGTGAGGGTGCCTGGACGGGGAGGGCGGCGGTGTTCTGCCGCTTCGCCGGCTGCAACCTGTGGTCGGGGAGGGAGGAGGACCGGTCTGCGGCGGCCTGCCGTTTCTGCGACACCGACTTCGTGGGAACCGATGGGCCCGGCGGGGGCAGGTTCCCGGATGCCCGCGCCCTGGCCGAGGCGGTCGGCCAGGCCTGGCGGGCGGGCGCAGGCGGGGGCTCCGGAGGGTGCCCGCTCGTCGTCTGTACGGGAGGCGAGCCGCTGCTGCAGCTCGACGAGGCCCTGGTCGATGCCTTCCACGGCGAGGGCTTCGAGGTGGCGGTGGAAACCAACGGTACCCGGCCGGCCCCGGCCGGGCTCGACTGGGTCTGCGTCAGTCCCAAGGCCGGCGTGCCGCTCGCCCTCGACTCGGGCGACGAGCTGAAGCTCGTCTATCCCCAGGAAGGCGCGCCGCCCGAGGCCTACGAGCACCTGGCGTTCCGGCACCTCTTCGTGCAGCCGATGGACGGGCCCGAGCGTGAGAGGAACACGGCACTCGCGGTGCGCTACTGCCTCGCGCACCCGCGCTGGCGGCTCTCGCTGCAGACCCACAAGCTCATCGGGGTGCCGTGA